One genomic region from Yarrowia lipolytica chromosome 1C, complete sequence encodes:
- a CDS encoding uncharacterized protein (Compare to YALI0C16544g, no similarity) — protein MVWLENLATTQGTCRRFHLLFFSSEECRHPVSRVIDRTWNLTLTNPGKKKSGKSVKSSSNVGRICMSATANISRSATCVSSGHDNWRRGTGLPARKRATKAGTNAFAIVDILFSVVHHAGVLHIHESRHQVLLKKSDKSMVGCKGDGSFPCSRSISERLVRRGVRVTVILRFPCLLILSSSRKTDPPLLPCLNLDSAPG, from the coding sequence ATGGTATGGCTTGAAAACTTGGCAACGACACAGGGTACGTGTAGGCGATTCCACCTGCTGTTCTTCAGTTCTGAGGAGTGTAGACACCCAGTCTCGAGGGTGATAGACAGAACCTGGAATTTGACATTGACAAATCCAGGCAAGAAAAAAAGCGGAAAATCAGTCAAGTCTTCCTCGAACGTGGGTCGGATCTGCATGAGTGCGACCGCAAACATCTCAAGATCCGCCACGTGTGTTTCCTCAGGACATGACAATTGGCGAAGAGGAACCGGTCTTCCTGCTCGCAAAAGAGCGACAAAGGCAGGTACTAACGCTTTTGCAATCGTCGACATACTCTTTTCTGTAGTACACCATGCCGGGGTTCTCCATATCCATGAAAGTAGGCACCAGGTTCTTCTGAAAAAATCAGACAAGTCCATGGTGGGCTGCAAAGGGGATGGTTCCTTTCCGTGTAGCAGGTCCATATCGGAGCGCCTTGTGAGGAGAGGAGTAAGGGTGACAGTTATTCTTCGCTTTCCATGTCTGTTGATTCTCTCTTCATCGCGAAAAACGGATCCACCTCTACTACCATGCCTGAATCTCGATAGCGCACCTGGATAA
- a CDS encoding DNA-directed RNA polymerase II subunit RPB1 (Compare to YALI0C16566g, similar to Saccharomyces cerevisiae RPO21 (YDL140C); ancestral locus Anc_7.314, highly similar to uniprot|P04050 Saccharomyces cerevisiae YDL140c RPO21 DNA-directed RNA polymerase II 215 KD subunit), which produces MSGAQFPYSSAPLRTVEEVQFGLLSPEEVKAMSVAKIEFPETMDETRQRPRVGGLNDPRLGTIDRNFKCQTCGEGMAECPGHFGHIELAKPVFHIGFIAKIKKICESVCFHCGKVLLDENNKQFAQAIRIRDPKRRFNAVWSLCKTKMVCETDVPTEDDGSGVVKHSHGGCGNIQPTVRRDGLKLWGTWKRGKNGDDMGDSPEKRLLTPAEILNVFKHISSEDCQRLGLNEDYARPEWLIITTLPVPPPPVRPSIAINDTARGEDDLTYKLADILKANANVQRCEQEGAPAHVVNEFESLLQYHVATYMDNDIAGQPQALQKSGRPVKSIRARLKGKEGRLRGNLMGKRVDFSARTVITGDPNLELDQVGVPRSIARTLTYPEIVTPFNIHKLTEYVRNGPNEHPGAKYVIRDTGERIDLRYHKRAGDIALQYGWKVERHLMDNDPVLFNRQPSLHKMSMMAHRVRVMPYSTFRLNLSVTSPYNADFDGDEMNLHVPQSEETRAELSQLCMVPLQIVSPQSNKPVMGIVQDTLCGVRKMTIRDSFIDYDMVMNILFWIPNWDGVVPTPAILKPKPLWTGKQMVSMCIPKGIHLQRFDDQNPITCPKDNGMYIIDGQIMWGVVDKKTIGATGGGLVHTIMREKGSAVCCNFFGTIQKVVNFWLLHYGFSIGIGDTIADSATMRDVTETIEEAKKKVKEIILEAHANTLTAEAGMTMRESFEHNVSRVLNQARDTAGRSAEMSLKDLNNVKQMVVAGSKGSFINISQMSACVGQQMVEGKRVPFGFADRTLPHFCKDDYSPESKGFIENSYLRGLTPQEFFFHAMAGREGLIDTAVKTAETGYIQRRLVKALEDVMVQYDGTVRNSLGDVIQFVYGEDGLDGAQVEKQTVDTIPGSDESFERRYKIDLMNPKTKPLNIESGNDIVGDVEVQRVLDEEYNQLLTDRRLLREEVFTNGDHNWPLPVNIRRVVQNSQRIFNVDKSKVSDLTIPEIVEGVQSLCKRLTIVRGDSSLAKEAQENATMLFQCLVRSRFPTKRVIEEYRLNRAAFEWVMGEIETQFAKSVVHPGEMVGVIAAQSIGEPATQMTLNTFHYAGVSSKNVTLGVPRLKEILNVAKNIKTPALTVYLEPSVAADIEKAKVVQSAIEHTSLKNVTAATEIYYDPDPRTTVIEEDIDTVDAYFSIPDETVEATLDNQSPWLLRLELDRAKMLDKQLTMSQVAQKISSSYGEDLFVMWSEDNADKLIIRCRVVRDPKTLEEDVDAEEDQMLKRIEGHMLDSISLRGIEGIDRVFMMEHKMSVPDEVTGDYKTKMEWVLETDGINLAEVMAVDGVDPYRTYSNSFVEVLSVLGIEATRSALYREILNVIAFDGSYVNYRHMALLVDVMTSRGYLMAITRHGINRADTGALMRCSFEETVEILLEAAAVAELDDCRGVSENIMLGQLAPLGTGNFGVMLDEDQLSTLPADYSKTAGIAAGHGEMGSADGAATPYDSSSPAYDALQARGGGDVIFSPIGTSGAPEMSGGFSEYGGFGHGGDGSGSAYTPTSPFSSFGAASPGFAATSPSYSPSSPGMGLGAASPSFSPSSPAFAATSPSYSPSSPSYSPTSPSYSPTSPSYSPTSPSYSPTSPSYSPTSPSYSPTSPSYSPTSPSYSPTSPSYSPTSPSYSPTSYSPTSPSYSPTSPSYSPTSPSYSPTSPSYSPSSPKFNAGASTSYSPTSPSYSPTSPSYSPTSPSYSPTSPSYSPGSGDSKDKEKK; this is translated from the coding sequence TGTGGCGAAGGCATGGCAGAATGCCCCGGCCATTTCGGCCATATCGAGCTCGCCAAGCCCGTGTTCCACATTGGATTCATTgccaaaatcaaaaaaatctGTGAATCCGTTTGTTTCCACTGTGGAAaggtgctgctggacgaaaACAACAAGCAGTTTGCTCAGGCGATCCGAATTCGAGACCCCAAGCGTCGTTTCAACGCCGTCTGGTCTCTCTGTAAGACCAAGATGGTCTGCGAGACCGACGTGCCCACCGAGGACGACGGCAGCGGTGTTGTCAAGCACTCCCATGGAGGCTGCGGCAACATCCAGCCCACCGTTCGAAGGGACGGTCTCAAGCTGTGGGGCACGTGGAAACGTGGCAAGAATGGCGACGACATGGGTGACTCGCCCGAGAAGCGTCTGCTGACTCCTGCCGAGATTCTTAACGTGTTCAAGCACATTTCTTCCGAGGACTGTCAGCGGCTGGGTCTCAACGAGGACTATGCCCGACCTGAGTGgctcatcatcaccaccctGCCtgtgcctcctcctcccgTGCGACCGTCTATTGCCATCAACGACACTGCCCGAGGAGAGGATGATCTGACATACAAGCTGgccgacattctcaaggccaacgcCAACGTGCAGCGATGCgagcaagaaggagctcctGCCCACGTTGTCAACGAGTTTGAGTCGCTGCTGCAGTATCATGTGGCTACTTACATGGACAACGATATTGCTGGCCAGCCCCAGGCTCTACAAAAGTCCGGACGACCGGTCAAGTCGATCCGAGCACGTCTTAAGGGTAAGGAGGGTCGTCTGCGAGGTAACCTGATGGGTAAGCGAGTGGACTTCTCTGCACGAACCGTCATTACTGGAGACCCCAATCTGGAGCTTGACCAGGTCGGTGTGCCTCGTTCTATTGCTCGAACGCTCACCTATCCCGAGATTGTGACTCCCTTCAACATCCACAAGCTCACCGAGTATGTGCGAAATGGCCCCAACGAGCATCCAGGCGCCAAGTACGTGATTCGAGACACTGGCGAGCGAATCGATCTGCGATACCACAAGCGAGCTGGCGATATTGCTCTGCAGTACGGCTGGAAGGTGGAGCGGCACCTGATGGACAACGATCCTGTGCTGTTCAACCGACAGCCCTCGCTGCATAAAATGTCCATGATGGCACATCGAGTGCGAGTCATGCCCTACTCCACCTTTCGACTCAACCTGTCGGTAACATCCCCCTACAACGCTGATTTCGATGGTGACGAAATGAACTTGCATGTGCCTCAGTCCGAGGAAACTCGAGCTGAGCTGTCGCAGCTGTGCATGGTTCCTTTGCAGATTGTGTCTCCCCAGTCCAACAAGCCCGTCATGGGTATTGTGCAGGATACCCTTTGTGGTGTTCGAAAGATGACGATCCGAGACTCGTTCATTGACTACGACATGGTGATGAATATTCTGTTCTGGATCCCCAACTGGGACGGCGTGGTGCCCACACCCGCTATTCTTAAGCCCAAGCCACTGTGGACCGGTAAGCAGATGGTGTCCATGTGCATCCCCAAGGGCATCCATCTGCAGCGGTTTGACGACCAGAACCCCATCACATGCCCCAAGGATAacggtatgtacattaTCGACGGCCAGATCATGTGGGGTGTGGttgacaagaagaccattGGTGCTactggtggtggtcttgtgCATACCATTATGCGAGAAAAGGGCTCTGCCGTGTGTTGCAACTTCTTTGGAACGATCCAGAAGGTGGTAAACTTCTGGCTGCTGCACTACGGTTTCTCCATTGGTATTGGTGATACCATTGCTGATTCAGCAACCATGCGAGATGTCACAGAGACCAttgaggaggccaagaagaaggtcaaggagatcatTCTCGAGGCACACGCCAACACTCTCACCGCCGAGGCCGGTATGACCATGCGAGAATCGTTCGAACACAATGTGTCGCGAGTTCTTAACCAGGCTCGAGATACTGCAGGTCGATCGGCCGAAATGTCGCTCAAGGACCTCAACAACGTCAAGCAGATGGTGGTGGCTGGATCCAAGGGATCGTTCATTAACATTTCGCAAATGTCGGCGTGTGTCGGTCAGCAGATGGTAGAGGGTAAGCGAGTTCCTTTTGGATTCGCCGACCGAACACTCCCCCATTTCTGCAAGGATGATTACTCGCCCGAGTCCAAGGGATTTATTGAAAACTCGTATCTGCGAGGTCTGACTCCTCAGGAATTCTTTTTCCACGCCATGGCCGGTCGAGAGGGTCTGATTGATACGGCCGTCAAGACTGCCGAGACTGGATACATTCAGCGACGTCTGGTCAAGGCCCTGGAGGACGTTATGGTGCAGTATGACGGTACTGTTCGAAACTCGCTTGGTGACGTTATTCAGTTTGTCTATGGAGAGGACGGATTGGATGGAGCTCAGGTGGAGAAACAGACCGTGGACACCATTCCAGGTTCTGACGAGTCGTTTGAGCGACGGTACAAGATTGATCTCATGAACCCCAAGACCAAACCTCTCAACATTGAGTCTGGAAACGATATTGTGGGTGACGTTGAGGTTCAGCGTGTGCTCGACGAGGAGTACAACCAGCTGCTCACCGACCGACGTCTTCTGCGAGAGGAGGTTTTCACCAATGGTGACCACAACTGGCCTCTGCCCGTGAACATTCGTCGAGTGGTGCAAAACTCGCAGCGAATTTTCAACGTGGACAAATCCAAGGTCAGTGACTTGACCATCCCCGAGATTGTCGAGGGTGTGCAGTCGCTGTGCAAGCGTCTCACTATTGTTCGAGGTGACTCCTCGctcgccaaggaggcccagGAGAACGCCACCATGCTGTTCCAATGTCTGGTGCGATCTCGGTTCCCTACCAAGCGTGTCATTGAGGAGTACCGACTCAACCGAGCTGCTTTTGAGTGGGTCATGGGTGAGATTGAGACTCAGTTTGCCAAGTCTGTGGTCCATCCTGGAGAAATGGTTGGTGTTATTGCTGCCCAGTCCATTGGAGAGCCCGCTACTCAGATGACACTGAACACCTTCCATTACGCTGGTGTGTCGTCCAAGAACGTGACGCTCGGTGTGCCCcgtctcaaggagattctcaacgTGGCCAAGAACATCAAGACGCCTGCGTTGACCGTCTACCTGGAGCCTTCTGTTGCTGCGGATATTGAAAAAGCCAAGGTGGTGCAGTCAGCCATTGAGCACACATCGCTCAAGAACGTCACTGCCGCAACCGAGATCTACTACGATCCCGATCCGCGAACCACAGTAATTGAGGAGGATATCGATACCGTCGACGCCTACTTCTCGATTCCCGATGAGACCGTCGAGGCTACACTGGACAACCAGTCGCCCTGGCTGCTGCGTCTGGAGTTGGACCGAGCTAAGATGCTTGATAAGCAATTGACCATGTCTCAGGTTGCTCAGAAGATCTCCTCTTCCTATGGAGAAGATTTGTTTGTCATGTGGTCTGAAGATAACGCTGACAAGCTGATTATCCGATGTCGAGTTGTTCGAGACCCCAAGACTCTtgaggaggatgtggacgccgaggaggaccAGATGCTCAAACGAATTGAGGGTCACATGCTCGACTCCATTTCTCTTAGAGGTATTGAGGGTATTGACCGAGTTTTCATGATGGAGCACAAGATGTCTGTTCCTGATGAGGTCACTGGCGACTACAAAACCAAGATGGAGTGGGTGCTTGAAACCGATGGTATCAACCTGGCTGAGGTCATGGCCGTTGACGGAGTCGACCCCTACAGAACCTACTCCAACTCCTTTGTCGAGGTTCTTTCTGTGCTTGGTATTGAGGCCACCCGCTCTGCTCTCTACCGAGAGATTCTCAACGTTATTGCCTTTGATGGTTCATATGTCAACTACCGACACATGGCTCTGCTGGTCGACGTCATGACTTCTCGAGGTTACCTTATGGCCATCACTCGACACGGTATCAACCGAGCCGATACTGGAGCGCTTATGCGATGTTCCTTCGAGGAGACCGTCGAGATTCTGCttgaggctgctgctgtcgctgaACTGGATGACTGCCGAGGTGTCTCTGAGAACATCATGCTGGGCCAACTGGCTCCCCTTGGAACTGGTAACTTTGGCGTCATGCTCGACGAGGACCAGCTGTCTACTCTGCCAGCAGACTACTCCAAGACTGCCGGCATCGCTGCCGGCCATGGCGAGATGGGCTCTGCCGACGGAGCTGCTACTCCTTACgactcgtcttctcctgcaTACGACGCTCTTCAGGCTCGAGGCGGCGGCGACGTCATCTTCTCACCCATCGGTACCTCTGGAGCACCCGAAATGTCCGGAGGCTTCTCCGAGTACGGTGGATTTGGCCATGGAGGCGATGGCAGCGGAAGTGCATACACCCCCACTTCTCCGTTCTCGTCGTTTGGAGCTGCTTCGCCTGGATTTGCTGCCACCAGCCCTAGCTACAGCCCCTCGTCGCCTGGTATGGGTCTTGGAGCGGCCTCTCCGTCGTTCTCTCCGTCGTCTCCTGCGTTTGCCGCGACCTCCCCGAGTTACTCTCCCTCGTCGCCGTCGTACTCTCCTACGTCGCCTTCGTACTCTCCCACGAGCCCTTCTTACAGCCCCACGAGCCCTTCGTACAGCCCCACGAGCCCTTCGTACAGCCCTACGTCGCCGTCGTACAGCCCCACGTCGCCTTCGTACTCGCCTACGTCTCCCTCGTACTCGCCTACGTCTCCCTCGTACTCACCCACCTCCCCCAGCTACAGCCCCACGTCGTACTCGCCTACTTCGCCAAGCTACAGCCCCACCTCGCCCTCGTACAGCCCCACTTCGCCGTCCTACTCGCCGACGTCGCCCTCGTACAGCCCCTCGTCTCCCAAGTTCAATGCCGGCGCCTCGACTTCGTACAGCCCTACTAGTCCTAGTTACTCTCCCACTAGCCCTAGCTACTCGCCTACCAGTCCTAGCTACTCTCCTACCAGTCCTAGCTACTCTCCTGGCTCTGGTGACAGCAAGGATAAGGAGAAGAAGTGA